From Pseudomonadota bacterium:
CGACTTCTGGGCGAGGTACTCGGCGGTGCGCACGCGGTACCGGAGGTAGTCCGGCTCGGTGACATCGAGCAGCCCCTGGGCGAGCGCCTCGAGATCGCGGCCCGCGAGGCCGCCGTAGGTCGTGAACCCCTCGGTCAGGATGAGGCTCGTGCGGCACCGGAGTGCGAGCTTGTCGTCGTTCATCGCGAGCAGGCCGCCGATGTTGCCGAAGCCGTCCTTCTTGAGGCTGATCGTGCACCCGTCGACGAGCCGGAACATCTCCTTCGCGATCTCCCGGGGGTGGCGGTCCGCCTGCCCCTGCTCGCGGACCTTGATGAACCAGGCGTTCTCGGCGAAGCGGCACGCGTCGAGGAAGAGCGGCACGCCGTGCTTGTCGCACAGCGCCCGGGTGGCGCGCAGGTTCGCGAGCGACACGGGCTGGCCGCCGCCCGAGTTGTTGGTCACGGTCGCCATGACGAGCTTGATCTTCTTCCCGTTCGCCTCGAGCGCCTTCTCGACCGCGTCGAGATCGAGGTTCCCCTTGAACGGCATCTCGAGGTGCAGCTCGCGCGACTCGGCGCACGGCAGGTCGAGCGCCTCGGCGCCCTGGAACTCCACGTTGGCGCGCGTCGTGTCGAAGTGCGTGTTGTTGATCACGACGTCGCCCTTGGCGAGCAGCTCGCCGAACAGGATCCGCTCCGAGGCGCGCCCCTGGTGGGTCGGGATGACGTGCTTGAACCCGGTGAGCTCGCGCACGACCGCCTCGAACCGCTCGAACGAGCGGGAGCCGGCGTACGACTCGTCGCCGCGCATCATCGCGGCCCACTGCTCGGCGGACATCGCCGAGGTGCCGGAGTCGGTCAGGAGATCGATGAGCACGTCGTCGGCGTGCAGGCCGAAGAGGTTGTAGCCGGCCTTCTTGAGCGCGGCCTCGCGCTCCGCGCGGGTGGTGAAGCGGATCGGCTCGACGACCTTGACGCGGTACGGTTCGATGACGGTGCGGTGCGGCATGTGCTCTCTCCTGGTTGTCTGGTCGAGGCTCCCGACGCAGTTGAAAACGTGGTGCACATCCCGTGACGGGGCAAGGGCGGGATCACTCCTTGGCGCCGATCGCGGTCAGGAACTCGAGCCGGAGCTGGTGGTCGTCGGCGAGGCAGCCGGCGTAGGCGGCGGTGACGACGCGGCTCCCGGCCTGGCGCACGCCGCGGACGACCATGCACAGCTGCTCGGCGTCGAGCAGGCAGGCTGCGCCGCGGGCGCCCAGGTGCTCCACGAGGGCGTTTGCCACGCCGCGGCCGATCTCCTCCTGCAGGATGAGGCGGTGCGCGAAGCAGTTCACGAGCCGCGAGAGGTTCGAGAAGCCGATGATGCGATCCCCGGGAAAGTACGCCACGTGGGCGAGGCCGTGGAACGGCAGCAGGTGGTGCGGGCACACCGAGTGGAAGTACATGTCCCGGATGACGACGAGCGACGGGGCGGAGCCTACCGGCGTCCCGCCCGCGAGGATGCTCGCCGGATCCCACTCGTAGCCGTCGAGCAGGTCGTCGAGCCACATCGACGAGGCGCGGAGCGGCGTGTCGAGCAGCTCCGGGTACGTCCCGGGCGATCTGCCGACGGCGCGGAGCAGATCCTCGAACGCCTTGGTGAGCCGGGCCTCTTTGTCCTCTCGGGAGCTCATCTCACACCGGGACGACGCCCTCGATCTCCGGGATCTCCTGCTTGAGCACGCGGAGCACCCCCATCTGGAGCGTGATCTGCGCGGACGGGCAGCCCATGCACGCGCCCTTGAGCCGCACCTTGACCTTGTTCCCCTCGAGGCCGAGGTACTCGATGCCGCCGCCGTCCATCGCCAGCGCGGGGCGGATCTTCTCCTCAATCACCTTCTTGATCTTCTCTTCGTCCATCGCGATCGCGTCCCTTCTTCCCCCAGCGGGCAGCGCCCCGCCGCGCGCCCAGGTAGCGATACCCGCGTCGCCCGCGGGTGTCAAGGAAGCCGGGCCGAGCGCGGATCCGATCCGCGTCCCCTTCTCGACGACAGACGGTACTGGTACAGTTTGGGAGATGGGCAGCATCATGTACGATCTGCTGCGGGTGCTTCCCGCGGTTTTCGTTGGCGTCACAACCGGCTGTACGTCGTCGTGTT
This genomic window contains:
- a CDS encoding NifU family protein — protein: MTPTKTAGSTRSRSYMMLPISQTVPVPSVVEKGTRIGSALGPASLTPAGDAGIATWARGGALPAGGRRDAIAMDEEKIKKVIEEKIRPALAMDGGGIEYLGLEGNKVKVRLKGACMGCPSAQITLQMGVLRVLKQEIPEIEGVVPV
- a CDS encoding tryptophanase, producing MPHRTVIEPYRVKVVEPIRFTTRAEREAALKKAGYNLFGLHADDVLIDLLTDSGTSAMSAEQWAAMMRGDESYAGSRSFERFEAVVRELTGFKHVIPTHQGRASERILFGELLAKGDVVINNTHFDTTRANVEFQGAEALDLPCAESRELHLEMPFKGNLDLDAVEKALEANGKKIKLVMATVTNNSGGGQPVSLANLRATRALCDKHGVPLFLDACRFAENAWFIKVREQGQADRHPREIAKEMFRLVDGCTISLKKDGFGNIGGLLAMNDDKLALRCRTSLILTEGFTTYGGLAGRDLEALAQGLLDVTEPDYLRYRVRTAEYLAQKSWAAGVPTVRPAGGHAVYLDARAALPHIPPHEYPGQALACELYLEGGVRAVEIGTFMFGRTQENGPDLPATNDLVRLALPRRVYTQSHIDYVAEVIAAVAKRAVKLKGYRIVEQAPWLRHFTARLEPIT
- a CDS encoding GTP cyclohydrolase I — its product is MSSREDKEARLTKAFEDLLRAVGRSPGTYPELLDTPLRASSMWLDDLLDGYEWDPASILAGGTPVGSAPSLVVIRDMYFHSVCPHHLLPFHGLAHVAYFPGDRIIGFSNLSRLVNCFAHRLILQEEIGRGVANALVEHLGARGAACLLDAEQLCMVVRGVRQAGSRVVTAAYAGCLADDHQLRLEFLTAIGAKE